From one Meles meles chromosome 18, mMelMel3.1 paternal haplotype, whole genome shotgun sequence genomic stretch:
- the SLC35G6 gene encoding solute carrier family 35 member G6: MPQPLSPPQAGNHPYFNLPDFTQPSPPSTPASLPPHQRCRPSDATKGLLVALLGGGLPAGFVGPFSRMAYQASRLPSLELLICRCLFHLPIALLLKVRGDPLLGPPDVRGRACLHALLNVLSIGCAYSAVQVVPAGNAATVRKGSSTVCSALLALCLESQGLSGYDWCGLLGSTLGLIIIVGPGLGTLQEGTTGLYTALGYVLAFLGGLALSLGLLVYRSLDFPSCLPTVAFLFGLVGLVGSVPGLFILQTPVLPSDPLSWSCVGAVGILALVSFVCVSYAVTKAHPALVCAVLHSEVVVALMLQYYVLYETVAPSDIMGAGVVLGSIAIITAQNLSCEREGQVEE, translated from the coding sequence ATGCCCCagcccctttctcccccacaggCTGGCAATCACCCTTACTTCAACCTGCCCGACTTCACCCAGCCATCGCCGCCCTCCACTCCGGCCAGCCTCCCCCCGCACCAGCGCTGCCGGCCCTCCGACGCCACCAAGGGCCTGCTCGTGGCCCTGCTGGGTGGGGGCCTGCCTGCTGGCTTTGTGGGCCCCTTCTCCCGCATGGCTTACCAGGCCTCCCGCTTACCCTCGCTGGAGCTGCTCATCTGTCGCTGTCTCTTTCACCTCCCCATTGCCCTGCTACTGAAAGTGCGTGGTGACCCCCTCTTGGGACCTCCCGATGTACGGGGCCGGGCCTGCCTCCACGCCCTGCTCAACGTCCTCAGCATTGGGTGCGCCTACAGCGCGGTTCAGGTGGTGCCTGCTGGCAACGCAGCCACGGTCCGCAAGGGCTCGTCCACCGTCTGCTCTGCCCTCCTCGCCCTCTGCCTCGAGAGCCAGGGTCTCAGCGGCTACGACTGGTGTGGTCTGTTGGGCAGCACCCTGGGACTCATCATCATTGTGGGACCTGGACTAGGGACGCTGCAGGAGGGGACCACAGGCCTCTACACCGCCCTGGGCTACGTGCTCGCATTCCTGGGCGGCCTGGCACTGTCGCTGGGGCTCCTGGTCTATCGTTCCCTGGACTTCCCCTCTTGCCTGCCGACAGTGGCCTTCCTGTTTGGCTTGGTGGGGCTGGTGGGCTCGGTGCCAGGCCTCTTCATACTGCAGACCCCTGTACTGCCCAGCGATCCTCTGAGTTGGAGCTGTGTGGGGGCCGTGGGGATCCTCGCCCTGGTCTCCTTTGTGTGCGTGAGCTACGCAGTCACGAAAGCCCACCCCGCCCTGGTGTGCGCCGTCCTGCACTCCGAGGTGGTGGTGGCCCTGATGCTGCAGTATTACGTCCTCTACGAGACCGTGGCGCCTTCTGACATcatgggggcaggggtggtgttGGGCAGCATCGCCATCATCACGGCCCAGAACCTCAGCTGtgagagggaagggcaggtggAGGAGTGA
- the ZBTB4 gene encoding zinc finger and BTB domain-containing protein 4, producing the protein MPPPAEVTDPSHAPAVLRQLNEQRLRGLFCDVTLIAGDTKFPAHRSVLAASSPFFREALLASAPLPLPPVTGGPAPNPAATTAASSSSSSSSSSSSSSSSSSSSSSSPPPASPPTSSPPRVLELPGVPAAAFSDVLNFIYSARLALPGGGGDGAAVAEIGALGRRLGISRLQGLGEGGDAWVPPAPAPMATSQPEDDSFGPGPRPAGEWEGDRAEAQASDSQAPLSRRPLPCPRCGKSFIHPKRLQTHEAQCRRGAGTRGSAGLASGGSAPSGPAGVDASALPTPVGFRGGPEHVVKVVGGHVLYVCAACERSYVTLSSLKRHSNVHSWRRKYPCRYCEKVFALAEYRTKHEVWHTGERRYQCIFCWETFVTYYNLKTHQRAFHGISPGLLASEKTPNGGYKPKLNTLKLYRLLPMRAAKRPYKTYSQAAPDAPLSPSLNTPAPVAMPSSPPPGPPPAPQPGPPPSVIAFAHPAPSVIVHGRSSSGGPGGGPATAGGAQAASVITYTAPPRPPKKREYPPPPPQPAATPSSPATAGGPATAAGPATATEEAKGRNPRAGRTLTYTAKPAGGIGGGGGPPAGPGRGPSQLQAAPPLCQITVRIGEEAIVKRRISETDLRPGELSGEEVEESEDDDDDEDDDDDEDDDDEEESRAGGEDQLWRPYYSYKPKRKAGAAGAGSGGGGALPRGRRPPRWRQKPERRSWEDAPAAEGPAGRARAERRHRCGDCAQTFATVRKLRKHQEAHGGGAHGVRGGRRPSSRFACPHCAKVCKTAAALSRHGQRHAAERPGGTPTPVIAYSKGSAGARAADVKEEAPQEMQVSSSSGEAGGGSAAAGAEGAPEAASLQDPVISGGEEPPLVAGGGAYAYPPVQEFPLALIGSGREPGGGRSKAGSEGPVGAGEGDRVEGMGAAKVTFYPEPYPLVYGPQLLAAYPYNFSNLAALPVALNMVLPDEKGGGALPFLPGVFGYAVNPQAAPPTPPTPPPPTLPPPVPPKGEGERAGLERTQKGDVG; encoded by the exons ATGCCCCCCCCAGCAGAGGTGACGGACCCGTCCCATGCCCCCGCAGTCCTGCGTCAGCTCAATGAGCAGCGGCTCCGAGGCCTCTTCTGTGACGTCACCCTCATAGCTGGAGACACCAAGTTCCCTGCTCACCGCAGTGTCCTGGCCGCTTCCAGTCCCTTCTTCAGAGAGGCCCTGCTGGCTTCAGCTCCACTCCCCCTCCCACCAGTTACGGGGGGCCCTGCCCCCAACCCGGCCGCCACCacagctgcctcctcctcctcctcttcctcctcctcctcctcctcttcttcctcctcttcttcctcttcctcctcttccccccctCCGGCCTCACCCCCCACTTCCTCGCCACCCCGGGTCCTGGAGCTGCCAGGGGTCCCCGCAGCTGCCTTCTCTGATGTCCTCAACTTCATCTACAGCGCCCGGCTTGCTCTACCTGGCGGCGGAGGGGACGGGGCAGCGGTGGCAGAGATCGGAGCTCTGGGGCGGCGTCTGGGCATCTCCCgcctgcagggcctgggggagggaggcgaTGCCTGGGTACCTCCTGCCCCAGCGCCCATGGCCACCTCGCAGCCTGAAGACGACAGCTTCGGGCCCGGGCCGAGGCCCGccggggagtgggagggggaccGGGCTGAGGCCCAGGCCTCTGACTCACAGGCCCCCCTGTCCCggcggcccctcccctgcccgcGCTGCGGGAAAAGCTTCATCCATCCCAAACGGCTGCAGACCCATGAGGCGCAGTGCCGCCGAGGGGCCGGCACCCGGGGGTCTGCGGGGCTGGCCTCCGGGGGCTCGGCCCCCAGTGGTCCCGCCGGAGTGGATGCTTCGGCCCTGCCGACGCCGGTGGGCTTCCGCGGTGGCCCCGAGCACGTGGTGAAGGTGGTGGGCGGCCACGTGCTATACGTGTGCGCCGCCTGCGAGCGCTCCTACGTGACGCTGTCCAGCCTGAAGCGGCACAGCAACGTGCACTCGTGGCGCAGGAAGTACCCGTGTCGCTACTGCGAGAAGGTGTTCGCGCTGGCGGAGTACCGGACCAAGCACGAGGTGTGGCACACCGGGGAGCGCAG GTACCAGTGCATCTTCTGCTGGGAGACCTTTGTCACTTACTATAACCTGAAGACCCACCAGCGAGCCTTCCACGGCATTAGCCCCGGGCTCTTAGCCAGTGAGAAGACGCCCAATGGAGGCTACAAGCCCAAGCTTAATACCCTCAAGCTATACCGCCTGCTCCCCATGCGGGCCGCCAAGCGGCCCTACAAGACCTACAGCCAGGCCGCCCCCGACGCCCCCCTCTCTCCAAGCCTCAACACACCGGCCCCGGTAGCCATGCCTTCCAGccccccgcccgggccccctCCCGCCCCGCAGCCCGGCCCCCCGCCCTCCGTCATCGCATTTGCCCACCCTGCTCCCTCGGTCATTGTTCACGGGCGCAGCAGCAGTGGTGGCCCTGGGGGAGGGCCGGCCACCGCAGGGGGAGCCCAAGCCGCCTCGGTCATCACTTACACTGCGCCCCCGAGGCCCCCCAAAAAACGTGAGTACCCACCGCCTCCCCCCCAACCTGCAGCCACGCCGAGCAGCCCCGCCACCGCGGGCGGCCCGGCCACCGCCGCGGGCCCGGCCACCGCCACGGAGGAGGCCAAGGGCCGCAACCCACGGGCTGGAAGGACTCTGACCTACACGGCCAAGCCAGCCGGCGGgattggcgggggtgggggtccccCTGCGGGGCCTGGCCGGGGCCCCTCTCAGCTCCAGGCCGCGCCTCCACTGTGTCAGATCACTGTGCGCATCGGCGAGGAGGCCATTGTCAAGCGCCGAATCTCAGAGACTGACCTGCGCCCCGGGGAGCTGAgcggggaggaggtggaggagagcgaggacgacgacgacgacgaggacgacgacgacgacgaggaCGACGACGACGAGGAGGAATCGCGGGCCGGCGGGGAGGACCAGCTCTGGCGGCCCTACTACTCCTACAAGCCCAAGCGCAAGGccggggcggcgggcgcgggcagcggcgggggcggggcgctgCCCCGAGGCCGCCGGCCGCCGCGCTGGAGGCAGAAGCCGGAGCGCAGGAGCTGGGAGGACGCGCCGGCCGCCGAGGGCCCCGCGGGGCGCGCCCGGGCCGAGCGGAGGCACCGCTGCGGGGACTGCGCCCAGACCTTCGCCACCGTGCGGAAGCTGCGCAAGCACCAGGAGGCGCACGGCGGCGGCGCGCACGGGGTCCGCGGCGGCCGCAGGCCCTCCAGCCGCTTCGCCTGCCCGCACTGCGCCAAGGTGTGCAAGACGGCGGCCGCCCTGAGCCGCCACGGGCAGAGGCACGCGGCCGAGCGGCCCGGGGGCACCCCCACGCCCGTCATCGCCTACTCCAAGGGCAGCGCTGGCGCCAGAGCCGCGGATGTCAAGGAGGAGGCCCCCCAAGAGATGCAGGTGTCCTCGTCCAGcggggaggcggggggcgggAGCGCCGCGGCTGGCGCGGAGGGAGCGCCCGAGGCCGCCTCTCTGCAGGACCCTGTCATCTCGGGGGGTGAGGAGCCCCCGCTGGTGGCGGGAGGGGGCGCCTATGCCTATCCGCCGGTGCAGGAATTTCCCCTAGCTCTGATCGGGAGCGGCAGGGAACCTGGCGGCGGGAGGAGCAAAGCTGGCAGCGAGGGGCCGGTGGGCGCTGGGGAGGGGGACCGCGTGGAGGGGATGGGGGCTGCCAAAGTCACCTTCTACCCAGAACCCTACCCGCTCGTCTATGGCCCCCAGCTCCTTGCCGCCTACCCTTACAACTTCAGCAACCTGGCTGCTCTCCCAGTTGCTCTTAACATGGTCCTACCTGATGAGAAGGGTGGGGGGGCCCTGCCCTTCCTTCCGGGGGTCTTTGGCTACGCAGTCAATCCTCAAGCCGCGCCCCctactcccccaaccccacctcccccgaCTCTTCCCCCACCAGTCCCCCctaagggagaaggggaaagggcAGGGCTTGAGAGAACCCAGAAGGGAGATGTGGGGTGA